One window of the Runella slithyformis DSM 19594 genome contains the following:
- a CDS encoding DUF2157 domain-containing protein → MNPLSFLLGEWQHRRLLSDGQRSALETHERTRPVSVYLLLRSLLYAGVLLFTSGVGMLIYKNIDTIGHTVLIGLLAVLTLGGFFYVIRTGGSFSRGIVENESKFGDFALLIACTLFLILEGYVQWRYNVFGTRYGLATVLPAVLFLFCAYRFDHRGVLSMGLTALASWVGITVAPLDVLSSNDFNNMQLIVTGVLLGAFYIGVGLTSERINFKKHFAFTYLSLGGNVFFIASSAGLFRSESGSLGFVLPIAAGCWLFINHARRTQSFLFLLMAVVYGYIGFTYVLFQVMNEELWAFFGLMYVVASTGGVIWFFLNYKKILRGRSEDGAAPAARSQE, encoded by the coding sequence ATGAACCCTTTATCATTTCTTTTGGGCGAGTGGCAACACCGCCGCCTCCTCTCCGACGGGCAGCGCAGTGCTCTGGAGACCCATGAACGTACCCGTCCCGTTTCGGTCTATCTCCTGCTGAGGAGTTTGCTCTATGCCGGCGTTTTGCTGTTTACGTCCGGGGTAGGGATGCTCATTTACAAAAATATCGACACCATCGGCCACACCGTGCTGATCGGGCTTCTGGCGGTACTGACGTTGGGAGGTTTCTTTTACGTCATCCGAACCGGTGGGTCGTTTTCGCGGGGAATCGTTGAAAACGAATCCAAGTTCGGTGACTTTGCCCTGCTCATTGCCTGTACGCTGTTTTTGATCCTGGAAGGCTACGTGCAGTGGCGCTATAACGTGTTTGGTACACGCTACGGTTTGGCGACCGTTTTACCCGCCGTGCTTTTCCTCTTTTGTGCCTATCGCTTTGACCATCGGGGCGTTCTTTCCATGGGTCTGACGGCCCTGGCGTCGTGGGTGGGAATCACCGTGGCACCGTTGGATGTGCTGAGCAGCAATGATTTTAACAATATGCAACTCATCGTGACGGGCGTGCTGTTGGGGGCTTTTTACATCGGTGTGGGGTTGACCTCAGAAAGAATCAATTTCAAAAAACACTTTGCGTTCACGTATTTATCCCTCGGAGGAAATGTCTTTTTCATCGCCTCGTCGGCGGGATTATTCCGCTCCGAAAGTGGGTCGCTCGGCTTTGTTCTGCCTATTGCGGCGGGATGTTGGCTGTTTATCAATCATGCCCGGCGCACGCAATCCTTTTTATTTTTGCTGATGGCCGTCGTGTATGGCTACATCGGGTTTACATATGTGCTGTTTCAGGTCATGAACGAGGAGTTATGGGCCTTTTTCGGCCTGATGTACGTGGTCGCAAGTACGGGAGGCGTGATCTGGTTTTTTCTGAATTATAAGAAGATATTGAGAGGGAGGAGCGAAGACGGGGCCGCCCCTGCGGCGAGGAGTCAGGAGTGA
- a CDS encoding alpha-amylase family protein — translation MKKTFCLSLLCFFAILSAAFAQKKSPSDAQWPAEMPWWKKNNLRVIQTNLPAYEAATLHPDSLLKDLEACSANTLLINAGGIMAFYPTKLDFQYTNPYMKGNMLGDVIQRCHQKGIKVMVRFDFSRVQEQIFKAHPDWCYISPKGERIINTDMYVVSINAPYVQERAFKIIEEVIDNYAIDGIFLNMPGYQVNNPYEGKYHGIDQNEYDKKRFAEYSNGLSLPTEENKADPIFQKYLAFKKFTVEDWSRRLHELVKSKSSQIAICTYMDKYVDIIRHESQTNSLPYWPYSASDNVGNAANSFPDHIISNSSIQQISFQSRYNAVEPEEVSIRLYENIANGSGLDISMMGDMRGYEDERNYDVIQKIYAHHKKYEPYFGRYTSVANIAVVAPGEWPSGAPMQEYRGIQLMLKEAHIPFDIVEDAQIEHLAEKLKNYRLVILPDITYLSPASVQVLKEASAQGVHLIATNQTMFDNPDALYQLFGAKIINKDHEGSGFYLTPDKNAVFKRFAKQKMLFWKFNLGLYDLSGTDKQWLPILSKGRPGPPEIIGGHEPTGYFAMGLKQHPRSKAVILPVNLGRLYYLHGYEEHKNILLDVIDAVYPEATQLLQTNAHERVEVILKEYVKNIPENIGRKTTDGLMLHLVNITGFSGNTYFAPLPLSGLSFKIQTPFKPSKVFSMVNKQPILYAWKNGYLEFKVDKLIDFEGVVIDK, via the coding sequence ATGAAAAAGACGTTCTGCCTGAGCCTGTTGTGTTTTTTTGCAATCTTATCGGCTGCTTTTGCCCAAAAAAAATCCCCCTCCGATGCACAGTGGCCGGCCGAGATGCCGTGGTGGAAGAAAAATAACCTGCGGGTCATCCAAACCAATCTGCCCGCCTACGAAGCCGCAACGCTCCACCCCGATTCGCTGCTGAAAGACCTGGAGGCCTGCTCGGCCAATACGCTCCTCATCAATGCGGGCGGTATCATGGCCTTTTATCCGACTAAACTGGATTTTCAGTATACCAATCCCTACATGAAGGGAAATATGCTGGGCGACGTCATTCAGCGGTGTCATCAAAAAGGCATTAAGGTCATGGTACGGTTTGATTTCAGTCGGGTGCAGGAGCAGATATTCAAGGCACATCCCGACTGGTGCTATATCTCGCCTAAGGGTGAGCGCATCATCAATACCGACATGTACGTGGTGTCTATCAACGCGCCGTATGTACAGGAACGTGCATTTAAGATCATTGAGGAAGTGATTGATAATTATGCCATTGACGGAATTTTTCTCAACATGCCGGGCTATCAGGTCAATAACCCCTACGAAGGAAAATACCACGGCATTGACCAAAATGAGTACGACAAAAAGCGCTTTGCCGAATACAGTAACGGCCTATCCCTGCCCACGGAAGAGAACAAAGCCGACCCCATTTTTCAGAAGTATTTGGCCTTTAAAAAGTTTACGGTAGAAGATTGGTCACGGCGCCTGCATGAGTTGGTCAAATCGAAAAGCAGTCAGATCGCCATTTGTACCTACATGGACAAATACGTGGACATCATCCGTCACGAATCCCAAACCAACAGCCTGCCGTATTGGCCCTATTCGGCCTCCGACAACGTGGGCAATGCCGCCAATTCCTTTCCCGACCACATTATCAGCAACAGCAGTATTCAGCAGATCTCGTTTCAGTCGCGCTACAATGCCGTGGAGCCGGAAGAGGTGTCCATTCGGTTGTACGAAAACATCGCCAACGGCTCGGGATTGGACATCAGCATGATGGGCGATATGCGCGGCTATGAAGACGAGCGCAATTATGATGTCATCCAAAAGATTTACGCGCATCATAAAAAGTACGAGCCTTATTTCGGAAGATATACGTCGGTGGCCAACATTGCGGTGGTGGCTCCGGGCGAGTGGCCGAGCGGTGCCCCCATGCAGGAGTATCGCGGCATTCAGCTGATGCTAAAAGAAGCCCACATCCCCTTTGATATTGTGGAAGACGCGCAAATTGAACATTTGGCCGAGAAGCTGAAGAACTACCGCCTCGTGATCCTGCCCGATATCACCTATTTGAGCCCTGCTTCGGTGCAGGTATTGAAGGAAGCTTCAGCGCAGGGTGTGCATTTGATTGCGACCAATCAGACGATGTTTGACAATCCGGATGCCCTTTACCAACTGTTTGGTGCCAAGATCATCAACAAAGACCACGAAGGCAGCGGCTTTTATTTGACACCCGACAAAAATGCCGTTTTTAAGCGGTTTGCAAAGCAAAAGATGCTTTTCTGGAAGTTTAACCTGGGCCTGTACGACCTATCCGGAACGGACAAACAATGGCTGCCGATATTGAGTAAAGGCCGTCCCGGGCCGCCCGAGATCATCGGCGGACACGAACCCACGGGCTATTTTGCGATGGGCCTGAAGCAGCATCCGCGCAGCAAAGCGGTGATCTTGCCCGTCAATTTGGGACGGTTGTATTATCTGCACGGCTACGAAGAGCACAAGAATATTCTGCTGGATGTCATTGACGCCGTCTATCCCGAGGCAACCCAGCTCCTTCAAACCAATGCTCACGAGCGGGTGGAGGTGATTTTGAAGGAATACGTTAAAAATATTCCCGAAAATATCGGCAGAAAAACCACCGATGGCCTGATGCTGCACCTGGTCAATATCACGGGTTTCAGCGGCAATACGTATTTTGCACCGCTGCCGTTGTCCGGGCTTTCCTTTAAAATTCAAACCCCTTTTAAGCCTTCCAAGGTATTTTCAATGGTCAATAAACAGCCGATTTTGTATGCTTGGAAAAACGGGTATCTGGAGTTTAAGGTAGATAAATTGATTGATTTTGAGGGTGTTGTAATAGATAAATAA